The Desulfurellaceae bacterium sequence GAGCGCTGATTCCGCACGTGGATGTGGTCATTGAGAACTATGGACCGGGCGTCCTGCAACGCCGCGGCCTGGACTACGAGGCGCTCAAGCAGCTCAACCCGGGCATCATCATGTGCTCAATCTCGGCCTTTGGCCGCCAGGGTCCGCTGTCCCACCTGACCGGCTACGATTACATCGCCCAGGCGTTTTCCGGCATCATGCATATGACCGGCGACCCGGACGGTCCGCCCCGCTTTGTCGGCGTGGCGATTGCCGACGGGGTCGCCGGGGTACACGCCTTTGCCGCCCTGGGCTATGCCCTGCTGCACCGCGACCGGACCGGCCAGGGCCAGTATATCGACCTGTCGATGGTCGATTCCCTGTACCATATGCAATCGGTCGAGGTGCAGCTGTACGCGGCCAGCAAGGGCGCCTATACCCCGCTGCGGTTCGGCATCCATCACCGGCTGTCGTGTCCCCAGGGCGTTTTCAAGGGGCCTGAGGGCTATATGGTGATTCTGGCCCTCAACCGCCAGTGGCCGAATGTGGCGCGGGCGCTGGGCAGACCGGAACTGATCGACGACCCGCGCTTCTCGTCGGCCGGCAGACGCGCCAAACACAAGGAAGAGCTGATCCCCATGATCGAGGCCTGGCTGCGAAGCTTCCCGACTGATGAGGCCGCCCTCAAGGCTCTGGCCGACCATAGGGTGCCGGCCGGCCCGGTCATGTCAATCGAAGAGACGGTTTCCCACCCGTATTTTGCGGCCCGAAAAATGGTCCGCCAGGTCCCGGACCGGATTCTGGGTGAGGTGACCATCCCCGGCTTTCCGTTCAAGTTCTCGGCCTTCCCGGACAGCCTCGACCTTGAAGCGCCCTTCCTCGGCGAACACAACGACGAGGTGTTCGGCCAGTATCTGGGACGCTCCCCGGACAGCCTCGACGCCCTGTACAAGCAGGGCGCCCTGTACCGGGGCGACAGTTAGGGTTAGTGGCGAGTGGTTAGTGGTCAGTTCCCCTAATCACTCGCCCCTAATCACTCGCCCCTTCTTCAACTACACCGGCGGCCGATGGGTATGCCACTCGGTGGCCTGCTCATAAACCTGGCCGGCCTGTATGATCGTGCCCTCCTCGCCGTGGCGGCCGACGAGCTGGAGACTCAGCGGCAGGCCGTCGGCATTAAAGCCGCACGGGACCGAGATGGTCGGGCTGCCCGAAAAATCGAACGGCGCGGTATGGCGCAGCAGACCGCCGGCGGCCGCCCGCGACAGGGGAGCGTGGGGAGAAAACTCCGACAGGGGAACCGGCGCGCTGGGCGTTGACGGACACAGCAGCAGATCGACCTCTTGCCACAGGTCGTCAATCATGCGGCACACCC is a genomic window containing:
- a CDS encoding CoA transferase, with amino-acid sequence MATTPQQPPMLAGVTVLDFTQYLAGPTATRLMAELGAEVIKVEQAQQGDPSRTIPFLKDGRSVYFIQQNRGKKSICLDFKKPEAIELIRALIPHVDVVIENYGPGVLQRRGLDYEALKQLNPGIIMCSISAFGRQGPLSHLTGYDYIAQAFSGIMHMTGDPDGPPRFVGVAIADGVAGVHAFAALGYALLHRDRTGQGQYIDLSMVDSLYHMQSVEVQLYAASKGAYTPLRFGIHHRLSCPQGVFKGPEGYMVILALNRQWPNVARALGRPELIDDPRFSSAGRRAKHKEELIPMIEAWLRSFPTDEAALKALADHRVPAGPVMSIEETVSHPYFAARKMVRQVPDRILGEVTIPGFPFKFSAFPDSLDLEAPFLGEHNDEVFGQYLGRSPDSLDALYKQGALYRGDS